In Mycobacterium sp. 050128, one genomic interval encodes:
- the purF gene encoding amidophosphoribosyltransferase: MTVAGSDESEQDLNSPREECGVFGVWAPGEEVAKLTYYGLYALQHRGQEAAGIAVADGSQVLVFKDLGLVSQVFDEQTLAAMQGHVAIGHCRYSTTGDTTWENAQPVFRNTAAGTGVALGHNGNLVNTAELAARARDAGLIAKRCPAPATTDSDILGALLAHGAADSTLEQAALELLPTVRGAFCLTFMDENTLYAGRDPHGVRPLSLGRLDRGWVVASETAALDIVGASFVRDIEPGELLAIDADGVRSTRFANPTPKGCVFEYVYLARPDSTIGGRSVHGARVEIGRRLARERPVDADLVIGVPESGTPAAVGYAQESGIPYGQGLMKNAYVGRTFIQPSQTIRQLGIRLKLNPLKEVIRGKRLIVVDDSIVRGNTQRALLRMLREAGAVEVHVRIASPPVKWPCFYGIDFPSPAELIANAVEDEEEMLEAVRHAIGADTLGYISLRGMVAATEQPASRLCTACFDGKYPIELPSETALGKNVIEHMLANAARGAELGDVAADEVPVNH, translated from the coding sequence GTGACCGTCGCTGGATCAGATGAGTCCGAGCAGGACCTGAACTCGCCCCGCGAAGAGTGCGGTGTATTCGGGGTTTGGGCCCCGGGCGAGGAAGTTGCCAAACTCACCTACTACGGCCTCTACGCGCTGCAGCATCGCGGTCAGGAAGCCGCCGGTATCGCCGTCGCCGATGGATCTCAGGTACTGGTCTTCAAAGACCTCGGCCTGGTCAGCCAGGTATTCGACGAGCAGACGCTGGCGGCCATGCAGGGCCACGTCGCGATCGGGCACTGCCGCTACTCCACCACGGGCGATACCACCTGGGAAAACGCGCAGCCGGTGTTCCGCAACACCGCGGCCGGTACCGGGGTTGCCTTGGGTCACAACGGGAATCTGGTCAACACCGCTGAACTGGCCGCCCGTGCGCGCGACGCCGGGCTGATCGCCAAGCGTTGCCCGGCCCCGGCGACGACGGACTCCGACATCCTGGGCGCGCTACTCGCCCACGGCGCGGCCGACTCCACCCTGGAACAGGCGGCGCTGGAACTGCTGCCGACCGTGCGCGGGGCCTTCTGCCTGACGTTCATGGACGAGAACACGCTGTATGCCGGCCGCGATCCCCATGGGGTGCGGCCGCTCTCGCTCGGACGCCTGGACCGCGGCTGGGTGGTGGCCTCCGAAACGGCGGCGCTCGACATCGTCGGTGCCTCGTTCGTCCGCGACATCGAGCCGGGTGAGTTGCTGGCCATCGACGCGGACGGGGTGCGGTCCACCCGCTTCGCCAACCCCACCCCCAAGGGTTGCGTCTTCGAATACGTCTACCTGGCCCGGCCGGACAGCACGATCGGCGGTCGCTCGGTGCACGGCGCGCGGGTGGAGATCGGCCGCCGGCTGGCGCGTGAACGCCCGGTGGACGCCGACCTGGTGATCGGTGTGCCGGAATCGGGCACCCCGGCCGCGGTGGGATACGCGCAGGAGTCCGGCATTCCCTACGGGCAGGGTCTGATGAAGAACGCCTACGTCGGGCGGACATTCATTCAGCCGTCCCAGACCATCCGCCAGTTGGGCATCCGGCTGAAGCTCAACCCGCTCAAAGAGGTGATCCGCGGCAAGCGGCTCATCGTCGTCGACGACTCGATCGTGCGGGGTAACACTCAGCGTGCGTTGTTGCGCATGCTGCGCGAGGCCGGCGCCGTCGAGGTACACGTGCGGATTGCCTCGCCTCCGGTGAAGTGGCCGTGCTTCTACGGCATCGACTTCCCGTCGCCGGCCGAATTGATCGCCAACGCTGTCGAGGACGAGGAAGAGATGCTCGAGGCGGTGCGGCACGCGATCGGGGCCGACACGCTGGGTTACATCTCGCTGCGCGGCATGGTCGCCGCGACCGAGCAGCCGGCCTCCCGGCTGTGCACCGCCTGCTTCGACGGCAAGTATCCGATCGAGCTGCCCAGCGAGACCGCGCTGGGCAAGAACGTCATCGAGCACATGCTCGCCAACGCGGCGCGCGGTGCGGAGCTCGGCGATGTTGCGGCCGACGAGGTTCCCGTCAACCACTGA
- the purM gene encoding phosphoribosylformylglycinamidine cyclo-ligase, translating into MTDPGKSPGEEPGSQGITYASAGVDIEAGDRAVDLFKPLAAKATRPEVLGGLGGFAGLFALRGDYREPVLAASSDGVGTKLAVAQAMDKHDTVGLDLVAMVVDDLVVCGAEPLFLQDYIAVGRTVPERVAAIVGGIAEGCVRAGCALLGGETAEHPGLMEPDHYDISATGVGVVEADDILGPDRVKPGDVIIAMGSSGLHSNGYSLARSVLLEIDRMNLAGYVEEFGRTLGEELLEPTRIYAKDCLALAAETHVRTFCHVTGGGLAGNLQRVIPHGLTAEVDRGTWTPAPVFAMIAQRGRIVREEMEKTFNMGVGMIAVVAPEDTDRALAILTARHLGCWVLGTICKGGKEGPRAKLVGQHPRF; encoded by the coding sequence ATGACGGATCCCGGAAAAAGCCCCGGAGAAGAACCGGGCAGCCAGGGCATTACTTACGCATCGGCCGGGGTGGACATCGAAGCCGGTGACCGCGCGGTCGACCTGTTCAAGCCGCTGGCTGCGAAAGCCACCAGGCCCGAGGTGCTCGGCGGGCTGGGCGGATTCGCCGGATTGTTCGCGCTGCGTGGTGACTACCGCGAGCCGGTGCTCGCGGCCTCCAGTGATGGCGTCGGCACCAAGCTGGCGGTCGCGCAGGCGATGGACAAGCACGACACCGTCGGCCTCGACCTGGTGGCCATGGTGGTCGACGACCTCGTTGTGTGCGGCGCCGAGCCACTGTTCCTGCAGGATTACATCGCCGTCGGCCGCACGGTGCCCGAACGAGTGGCAGCGATCGTCGGCGGTATTGCCGAGGGATGCGTGCGGGCCGGATGCGCGCTGCTGGGCGGCGAGACCGCCGAACACCCCGGCTTGATGGAACCCGACCACTACGACATCTCGGCCACCGGCGTCGGCGTCGTCGAAGCCGACGACATCCTGGGGCCGGACCGGGTCAAGCCCGGCGACGTCATCATCGCGATGGGGTCCTCCGGGCTGCATTCCAACGGGTATTCCCTGGCGCGCAGCGTCCTGCTCGAGATCGACCGGATGAACCTGGCCGGCTACGTCGAAGAGTTTGGCCGCACGCTGGGTGAAGAGTTGCTGGAGCCCACCAGGATCTACGCCAAGGACTGCCTGGCGCTGGCCGCCGAAACCCATGTGCGCACGTTCTGCCATGTCACCGGTGGTGGACTGGCGGGCAACCTGCAGCGCGTGATCCCGCACGGGTTGACCGCCGAGGTCGACCGTGGCACCTGGACGCCCGCGCCGGTGTTCGCGATGATCGCCCAGCGCGGCCGCATCGTCCGCGAAGAGATGGAAAAGACCTTCAACATGGGCGTCGGCATGATCGCCGTCGTCGCACCCGAAGACACCGACCGCGCCCTGGCGATTTTGACCGCACGCCATCTGGGCTGCTGGGTGTTGGGGACCATCTGCAAAGGCGGAAAAGAAGGTCCGCGCGCGAAACTCGTTGGGCAGCACCCGCGGTTTTAG
- a CDS encoding DUF3073 domain-containing protein: MGRGRAKAKQTKVARELKYSSPQTDFDRLQRELAGTGADESGELDGADEFWDREEDWRR; encoded by the coding sequence ATGGGCCGCGGCCGGGCTAAGGCAAAGCAGACCAAGGTTGCTCGAGAACTTAAATACAGCTCCCCGCAGACCGACTTCGATCGGCTTCAGCGCGAGCTGGCGGGTACCGGTGCGGACGAATCCGGCGAACTGGATGGCGCCGACGAATTTTGGGATCGCGAAGAAGACTGGCGCCGATAA